In a genomic window of Telopea speciosissima isolate NSW1024214 ecotype Mountain lineage chromosome 5, Tspe_v1, whole genome shotgun sequence:
- the LOC122662940 gene encoding uncharacterized protein LOC122662940 codes for MSLDELQGTLTAYEMRMVKVKPTKKEAAFKAMKKLKIKQEKKGKTDDSDEDIHESKTKKGKEKVVPRKGNYRKRSLISKRSNTSSEETSEGENSDNEEYETLFMAFGSKSQNKTVEKSDEEEESEELKVERKKSKKFVKQFEEQDELISQVKLAIVETQKITDDINSSLSLKIEDCNKLEEQIVMLRIEIEKLKKNDDPTPTTPSVTILKRKDKEVSTQIIEIDHPPSNKGQSNILDEILSFQRSPQLKFGLGFEGSSSGSEKTKGKGTAGNPARFVSEKSKNSNLEKFTKKKVDRDGFTTICRMQKTGQAYKFHKQEQAHSKPSPWILDSGCSTHMTGDKDKFLNLEHVGKGLVRFGNNDGARVEGKGKIRLYNEHISSNNALYVSELKHNILSVSQLCDSGNEVLFTKDGCVIKKTKNGKIEAQGSRTACNLYALFEGLEEMCMISKKGVLLDDNFEVLKDKPEVITPQAQ; via the exons ATGAGTTTAGATGAATTGCAAGGCACACTGACAGCATATGAGATGAGGATGGTGAAGGTAAAACCTACCAAAAAGGAAGCTGCATTCAAAGCcatgaagaaactcaaaattaaGCAAGAAA AGAAAGGTAAGACCGATGATTCAGATGAAGATATCCATGAAAGTAAAACCAAGAAAGGTAAAGAGAAGGTTGTTCCTAGAAAAGGCAACTACAGGAAAAGAAGCTTAATTTCAAAAAGGAGCAATACCTCTTCAGAAGAAACATCAGAAGGTGAAAATTCAGATAATGAAGAATATGAGACACTTTTCATGGCATTTGGAagcaaaagtcaaaataaaacaGTTGAAAAATCTGATGAAGAGGAAGAGTCTGAGG AACTTAAagtggagagaaagaagagcaaaaagTTTGTAAAACAGTTTGAAGAGCAAGATGAACTGATCAGTCAAGTAAAGCTTGCCATTGTGGAGACACAGAAGATAACTGATGATATTAATAGCAGTCTTTCGTTGAAGATAGAAGACTGCAACAAATTGGAGGAACAAATTGTTATGTTGAGGATAGAGATTGAGAAGCTAAAGAAGAATGATGATCCAACTCCTACAACCCCATCAGTTACTATACTGAAGAGAAAAGATAAGGAAGTGAGCACACAGATAATTGAGATAGATCATCCACCATCTAACAAAGGACAGAGTAATATACTTGATGAGATCCTTAGCTTTCAGAGGTCACCACAGCTAAAGTTTGGTCTTGGTTTTGAAGGAAGTTCATCTGGAAGTGAGAAGACTAAAGGTAAGGGCACTGCTGGGAATCCAGCGAGATTTGTTAGTGAAAAATCGAAGAACTCTAATCTTGAAAAGTTTACTAAGAAGAAAGTTGACAGAGATGGATTCACCACA ATTTGTAGAATGCAAAAGACAGGTCAAGCCTACAAATTTCATAAGCAGGAACAG GCACACAGTAAACCATCACCGTGGATTCTTGATAGTGGATGCTCTACTCATATGACAGGTGATAAAGATAAATTTCTGAATTTGGAACATGTTGGAAAAGGCTTGGTTAGATTTGGAAATAATGATGGCGCTAGAgttgaaggaaaaggaaaaatcagATTATATAATGAACATATTTCTTCTAATAATGCCTTGTATGTTAGTGAATTGAAACACAACATCTTGAGTGTCAGTCAGTTATGTGATAGTGGCAATGAAGTTCTATTCACCAAAGATGGGTGTgtgatcaagaagacaaagaatgGGAAGATTGAGGCACAAGGATCAAGGACAGCTTGTAATCTCTATGCACTTTTTGAAGGTCTTGAAGAAATGTGCATGATAAGTAAGAAAGGGGTACTTCTCGATGACAACTTTGAAGTACTCAAAGACAAACCTGAAGTTATTACTCCACAAGCACAATAG